One stretch of Miscanthus floridulus cultivar M001 chromosome 18, ASM1932011v1, whole genome shotgun sequence DNA includes these proteins:
- the LOC136520305 gene encoding uncharacterized protein isoform X1, which produces MDPHQPFGNPHHRRAAHPGHHQHQHHHHLAGGGGAAPARSRYDYEYDSRSIPYPPPDHHPLPRVHQQPPPPPPPPQPLPPPPPPPPHHRHDGPHYAPLPLRPTPETYSPPPYHNPPPPHQPYHQQRHGGGGDFRPADEIRRIPSHHPHHHHQQMPQYHHNQQQPQHHHQQQQPQHLHQQPQLSWEEAEEGRCYAAHQLKPQLSWEEAEEERRYAARQLRVSLSPPSARKRYRCAMHDSGDRESTSSSGPPPRRQRQQPHPGYSPPPDDSFVDRATSYSYGSHEGFVAHSDSNGNRKMPMSMLTMLPGSPRRAPQKMAPTRLSVWHRIEENPSLYTPPSPRKVPKEVHISPSKTKNSGSASKELASVISLDCKAKSSDCKGSDDSAGMKKNAAKKTEKVLSSVIVKPSPEAKEKERAVNKVTKKPDKVGNSIPGFTSAGVRSAAFPGSGVKKVKKIVIKKIVRKIGAKDKQTSSSTISEKDSVDANADASEKEEANANASEKEEGEITTSSFEKDAISAHNLVSTGDTAGVANSVEVQKEQNNDLVNLSKSNAASTIASTDTLDTASASRRKHPGKEDYKSFVNSIDDNACPAIESTKTFNTSGVEHPGKEDDRCFINSSVKNATLHCENNNSQPEEEGEILAVSGPVNVGINCARILDAEPHDCEVENMEGNKVPEVLSGNSAVYVNGAKDCTTEVSGSEDGRREEGLFFLNDPIRSPSTDEVSMTPSKDNHEKKGMILIGASEVCAASVGQPEGNPKIAEAAVTHGARKEEGNLLNNPGEKDVASFGSSGTLNTTEKSVNEITQEKEWRMPIEPNEATSFAHQNVQALSTLQINVSENIQKESQMPMDSSAFQTIECAEAHNTIEIVSSKFAQNVACKSPMDLNGTNVGTSDNSLYTPEFDVAGGTDDSSMQVDFHDAKAALSKQDLPLEVVDTDTHALQSSRDTESTILPSLDDDPMKDSSGAVILNNGVGRSTSSQVAELTHLHRPHPPPDHNPSSLHSHDSPSVSGNSEHSVPTALTLGNNIYFSSAESEGQPEENHNLVDVNQGFDVTMTEFGNIVKRKGESGNDFMNAGSQNWLTLPLTVSCLGNDATGSNERLGLEQIVDEGASVCQDHDSMPDIDQRGNIDILSGQDHSLKLCDISMPQADLLATEEGNKDVEDEIVLPGSSVNSLNVLDHNSYRTVDKPIDNLNKPILLSSQSADAPGRELASSQVSVDSDHTYHGSTEDPVGVSSTTHDSISSWIEAIVSEAKKDHQSCKSSLLPISSPDKVSAPKEDSKKALSDSVVNSVVKSPPRINIASSIVSKVPTKQVALPGSLREPPRLNQNARNRTWRRDNVPSSNSSLHVSQTSGLPPKLPVKKNSKSENSYIRKGNALIRNPGTGNHLHSSSSLDSQNKLSKPVMRRSMNFVRKVDSKDVAHSHISVERPKTPPLPLHTKSISCAVNVLEPLSQNLQQQVLETEKEDSSGQVNSGADNPSIISSHKSEALDAGKAFYVRPKLNQLVAAQGQHLGESSNISLDKIMLLQPSATFDLYFKKRRNQIILGPSTSDAPSSKDTSQAENIKSGESKVLMSASSNNNITVAKDRPHKALQTTNTVRSFSHVWTLSGQNPRKKSFVGASHMKAFPRILPWKRKIFFQNFRGSYSSLLNTSSIGIMRKLLQTRKRSTIYTVSTDGFSLRKSGVLSIGRSSLKWSRSLEKHSQKVNEEATQAVAEVERKKREKRKRQSLRNKGRNGNALDLCCFDLRFMIPILFSDRYSASVAANQLTNSSRASSDSRVSSTCNEYVRVNKGNQLVRNPKKVIRMLASEKVRWSLHTVRRRLAKKQQYCQFFTRFGECKKSGGKCPYIHDRAKVAICTKFLKGLCSSTNCKLTHKVLPERMPDCSYFLQGLCTNTACPYRHVKVNSNAPVCEDFLKGYCADGDECRKKHSYVCPVFEATGECPQESRCKLHHPKKKNKSKRSKVDTVQNNSWGRYFDTSIGHGSGGRIVSLEEEERQKPEQVSGEDFADFIELGADIEVPEDADASDDIQPMELDSRNLEMQADNLDAIIKPLRIMRTARV; this is translated from the exons ATGGATCCGCACCAACCCTTCGGCAACCCGCACCACCGCCGCGCCGCGCACCCCggccaccaccagcaccagcaccaccaccacttggccggcggcggcggcgctgccccCGCGCGGTCCAGGTATGACTACGAGTACGACTCCCGCTCGATCCCGTACCCCCCTCCCGACCACCACCCCCTCCCGCGCGTCCaccaacagccgccgccgccgccgcctccgccccaGCCGCTgcccccgccgccacctcccCCGCCGCACCACCGCCACGACGGCCCCCACTACGCCCCCCTCCCGCTCCGCCCCACTCCAGAAACCTACTCCCCGCCGCCGTACCACAACCCCCCTCCTCCTCATCAGCCGTACCACCAGCagcgccacggcggcggcggcgacttcCGCCCCGCCGACGAGATCCGCCGCATCCCCAGCCACCACCCCCACCATCACCACCAGCAGATGCCGCAGTACCATCACAaccagcagcagccgcagcaccatcaccagcagcagcagccgcagcacctTCACCAGCAGCCACAACTCTCGTGGGAGGAGGCTGAGGAGGGGCGCTGCTACGCTGCCCACCAGCTGAAGCCGCAGCTCTCGTGGGAGGAGGCTGAGGAGGAGCGGCGCTACGCTGCCCGTCAGCTCCGGGTGTCGCTGTCGCCACCCAGTGCACGGAAGAGGTACCGCTGCGCCATGCATGACTCGGGTGATCGGGAGAGCACATCCAGCTCTGGCCCGCCACCCCGCCGCCAGAGGCAACAGCCGCACCCTGGCTATTCTCCCCCACCAGATGACAGTTTTGTAGATAGGGCAACTAGTTATTCTTACGGCAGCCACGAGGGCTTTGTGGCGCACAGCGACAGTAATGGAAACAGGAAGATGCCGATGTCCATGTTGACTATGTTGCCTGGCTCGCCTAGGCGAGCCCCACAGAAGATGGCTCCTACGAGATTGTCTGTGTGGCATCGTATTGAGGAGAATCCCTCACTGTATACGCCACCTTCTCCACGCAAGGTGCCAAAGGAGGTGCATATTTCGCCGAGCAAGACCAAAAACTCTGGGTCTGCTTCAAAGGAATTGGCCAGCGTAATTTCTTTGGATTGCAAGGCAAAGAGTTCTGATTGTAAGGGTAGTGATGATAGTGCAGGAATGAAGAAGAATGCAGCAAAGAAAACTGAGAAGGTGCTGTCCTCAGTTATTGTGAAGCCTTCACCAGAAGccaaggaaaaagaaagagctGTTAATAAGGTTACCAAGAAGCCTGACAAGGTTGGTAATAGTATACCAGGTTTCACGAGTGCAGGTGTGAGATCTGCAGCCTTTCCTGGGTCTGGTGTGAAGAAAGTGAAAAAGATAGTCATCAAGAAGATTGTTAGGAAGATCGGTGCCAAAGATAAACAAACTAGTAGTTCGACCATCTCAGAAAAGGACAGCGTTGATGCTAATGCGGATGCCTCTGAGAAAGAAGAAGCTAATGCAAATGCTTCTGAGAAAGAAGAAGGTGAGATCACAACATCATCTTTTGAAAAGGATGCTATCTCTGCACACAATTTGGTCAGTACTGGTGATACAGCTGGAGTTGCTAACAGTGTGGAGGTCCAGAAGGAACAAAATAATGATTTGGTGAATCTGAGTAAGAGCAATGCTGCTTCAACCATTGCATCTACGGATACTCTTGACACAGCAAGTGCTAGCCGGAGAAAGCATCCTGGAAAAGAAGATTATAAGAGCTTCGTGAATTCAATTGATGACAATGCATGTCCAGCCATTGAATCTACTAAAACATTTAATACAAGTGGTGTTGAACATCCTGGAAAAGAAGATGATAGGTGTTTCATCAATTCAAGTGTTAAAAATGCTACCCTTCATTGTGAGAACAATAATTCTCAACCAGAAGAAGAGGGTGAAATTCTGGCTGTTTCAGGTCCAGTGAATGTTGGAATTAATTGCGCAAGGATTCTTGATGCGGAACCACATGATTGTGAAGTGGAAAACATGGAAGGCAACAAAGTTCCTGAGGTCCTGAGTGGAAATAGTGCTGTTTATGTGAATGGAGCTAAGGATTGTACAACAGAAGTTAGTGGAAGTGAGGATGGCAGGAGGGAAGAAGGCCTTTTCTTTCTAAATGATCCCATTAGAAGTCCTAGTACAGATGAAGTTAGCATGACTCCGAGCAAGGATAACCATGAAAAAAAGGGTATGATTCTGATTGGTGCAAGTGAAGTGTGTGCTGCTTCTGTAGGCCAACCTGAGGGAAATCCCAAGATAGCAGAAGCCGCTGTTACTCATGGTGCACGTAAGGAAGAAGGCAATCTGCTGAACAATCCAGGAGAAAAGGATGTGGCATCTTTTGGATCTTCGGGAACCCTTAATACCACGGAAAAAAGTGTTAATGAGATTACCCAGGAGAAAGAGTGGAGAATGCCCATTGAACCAAATGAAGCTACTTCTTTTGCACACCAAAATGTGCAAGCCTTGAGTACATTACAAATTAATGTTAGTGAGAATATCCAGAAGGAGAGCCAAATGCCCATGGATTCAAGTGCTTTTCAAACAATAGAATGCGCCGAAGCTCATAACACAATAGAAATTGTTAGTAGTAAGTTTGCTCAGAATGTAGCGTGCAAGAGCCCCATGGATTTAAATGGGACGAATGTAGGAACTTCAGATAACTCCTTGTACACTCCAGAGTTTGATGTAGCAGGTGGAACCGACGATAGCAGCATGCAAGTTGATTTCCACGATGCGAAAGCTGCTTTAAGTAAGCAAGATCTTCCCCTGGAAGTAGTGGATACAGATACCCATGCTCTGCAGTCATCCAGAGATACAGAGAGCACAATTCTGCCATCATTGGATGATGATCCTATGAAGGATTCCTCCGGTGCTGTTATTCTGAATAATGGTGTAGGGAGGAGCACTTCATCTCAAGTAGCAGAACTGACACATCTTCATAGACCCCACCCGCCTCCTGACCACAACCCATCCTCCTTACATTCCCATGATTCGCCATCTGTATCTGGTAACAGTGAGCATTCTGTTCCTACAGCTTTGACCCTTGGTAATAATATCTATTTCAGTAGTGCAGAGAGTGAGGGACAGCCTGAGGAAAACCATAACCTAGTGGATGTAAACCAAGGATTTGATGTGACAATGACAGAATTTGGTAATATTGTCAAAAGAAAAGGTGAATCTGGCAATGACTTTATGAATGCAGGCAGTCAGAATTGGTTGACTTTACCACTTACTGTCAGCTGCTTGGGTAATGATGCTACTGGTAGTAATGAGAGGTTAGGTTTAGAGCAGATTGTGGATGAAGGTGCCTCTGTCTGTCAGGATCATGATAGTATGCCAGATATTGACCAGCGTGGCAATATTGATATTTTGTCTGGCCAGGATCACAGCCTCAAACTATGTGATATCAGTATGCCTCAAGCAGACCTTTTGGCAACCGAAGAGGGAAATAAGGATGTTGAGGATGAGATTGTTCTCCCAGGTTCTTCTGTTAATTCTTTAAATGTTTTAGATCACAATAGTTATCGCACAGTGGATAAACCTATAGATAACCTTAATAAACCGATTCTCTTATCTTCACAATCTGCTGATGCACCAGGTCGAGAGTTAGCTTCTTCTCAGGTATCTGTTGATTCTGATCACACCTATCATGGAAGTACCGAGGACCCTGTGGGCGTGTCAAGTACAACACATGATTCGATATCCTCCTGGATTGAAGCCATTGTATCAGAAGCTAAAAAGGATCATCAATCATGCAAATCCTCTCTACTTCCTATCAGTTCTCCAGACAAGGTATCAGCACCAAAGGAGGATAGCAAGAAGGCATTGTCAGATTCAGTAGTCAACTCTGTAGTAAAATCTCCTCCTCGAATTAATATTGCAAGCTCCATAGTATCTAAGGTACCTACTAAACAGGTGGCTTTGCCTGGTTCATTGCGAGAGCCCCCTCGCTTAAACCAGAATGCAAGGAACAGGACATGGCGTCGTGACAATGTGCCATCTTCTAATTCATCATTGCATGTTTCACAGACTTCAGGATTGCCCCCTAAACTCCCAGTAAAAAAGAACAGCAAAAGTGAAAACTCTTATATCCGCAAGGGTAATGCCCTCATTAGAAATCCAGGCACTGGAAATCATCTTCATTCTTCTTCTAGTCTAGATTCTCAAAATAAGTTGAGTAAGCCTGTTATGAGGAGAAGCATGAACTTTGTCAGGAAAGTCGATTCAAAAGACGTAGCACATTCTCATATTTCAGTTGAAAGACCCAAGaccccacctttgccacttcacaCCAAATCCATCAGTTGTGCTGTGAATGTTTTGGAGCCATTGTCTCAAAATTTGCAGCAACAGGTCCTTGAAACTGAAAAGGAAGATTCCAGTGGGCAGGTTAACTCAGGTGCTGACAATCCAAGCATTATTAGTTCACACAAGTCTGAAGCCCTTGATGCTGGTAAAGCATTTTATGTTAGACCAAAGTTAAATCAACTTGTTGCTGCACAGGGGCAACATCTTGGTGAGTCGAGTAACATTTCCTTGGATAAGATTATGTTACTGCAGCCATCCGCAACATTTGATCTCTatttcaagaaaaggagaaatcAGATTATTTTGGGTCCCTCTACTTCTGATGCTCCGAGTTCAAAAGATACATCTCAGGCCGAGAATATAAAGTCAGGTGAGAGTAAAGTTCTAATGTCTGCATCTTCCAACAACAATATCACTGTGGCAAAGGACAGGCCGCACAAAG CTCTTCAGACAACAAATACTGTCAGAAGTTTCTCTCATGTCTGGACACTTAGTGGACAAAATCCTCGAAAGAAATCTTTTGTGGGAGCTAGTCATATGAAGGCCTTCCCTCGTATACTTCCATGGAAAAGAAAAATATTCTTCCAGAACTTCAGAGGCAGTTACTCTTCGTTGTTGAATACAAGCTCTATAGGGATAATGAG AAAATTATTGCAAACAAGGAAGAGAAGTACTATTTACACCGTCTCTACTGATGGATTCTCTCTTCGGAAATCTGGAGTGTTAAGTATAGGCAGGTCAAGTTTGAAATGGTCAAGGTCCCTTGAGAAACATTCTCAAAAGGTTAATGAG GAAGCTACGCAGGCAGTTGCTGAagttgaaagaaagaaaagagaaaagagaaaacgGCAGTCTCTCCGTAACAAGGGAAGGAATGGTAATGCATTAG ATTTGTGTTGTTTTGACTTACGGTTCATGATTCCCATTTTGTTTTCTGATCGATACTCTGCATCAGTTGCTGCCAATCAATTAACAAATAGCAGCAGAGCATCTTCAGATTCAAGGGTGTCGTCAACTTGCAATGA ATACGTGCGTGTTAACAAAGGTAACCAACTGGTCAGAAATCCGAAGAAAGTAATCCGCATGCTAGCAAGTGAGAAAGTTCGATGGAGTTTGCACACTGTTAGAAGACGGTTGGCAAAGAAGCAGCAATATTGTCAATTCTTCACTCGCTTCGGCGAGTGTAAAAAATCTGGTGGCAAGTGTCCCTATATTCATGACCGAGCTAAAGTGGCTATCTGTACTAAATTTCTTAAAGGCTTGTGTTCTAGTACTAATTGCAAACTAACTCACAAG GTCCTGCCAGAAAGAATGCCAGATTGTTCTTACTTTCTGCAAG GGCTCTGTACCAACACAGCCTGTCCCTATAGGCATGTGAAAGTGAACTCGAACGCCCCTGTTTGCGAAGATTTTTTGAAGGGATATTGTGCTGATGGTGATGAG TGTCGTAAAAAGCACAGCTATGTATGCCCCGTCTTTGAGGCGACAGGAGAGTGCCCACAAGAATCAAGATGCAAGCTTCATCACCCCAAGAAGAAAAACAAATCCAAGAGAAGCAAAGTAGACACCGTCCAAAACAACAGTTGGGGTCGGTATTTTGATACAAGCATTGGCCATGGCAGTGGAGGAAGGATAGTTTctttggaggaagaagagagacagAAACCAGAGCAAGTCTCTGGTGAGGACTTTGCTGACTTCATTGAACTTGGTGCTGATATTGAAGTCCCTGAAGATGCAGACGCTTCGGATGACATACAGCCGATGGAATTGGACTCAAGGAATCTCGAGATGCAGGCTGACAATCTTGACGCGATAATCAAGCCACTTCGGATCATGAGAACGGCAAGAGTTTGA